A DNA window from Hevea brasiliensis isolate MT/VB/25A 57/8 chromosome 2, ASM3005281v1, whole genome shotgun sequence contains the following coding sequences:
- the LOC110661058 gene encoding transcription factor MYC3: MEELIISPSSSSSLVPSSQEIPPTLQQKLQFLLQSQPDWWTYAIFWQTSNDETGRIFLSFADGHFQGTTDSSPKLTTINNHREQRIPTFNSERKRVVKGIQALIGESHDIDVSMMDNSDVNDVEWFYVMSLTRSFFAGDGIPGKALSTASLVWLTGGQELQFYNCERAKEARMHGLQTLVCIPTCNGVLELGSSDMIRENWGLVEQAKSLFGSDPDGLMPKNPNPAAAPIQLLDMNISFADMGIIAGIQGEDAAPKEKFAQEDEAKKENAKAGVSYVDSEHSDSDYPLIAANINKRIPKKRGRKPGLGRDTALNHVEAERQRREKLNHRFYALRAVVPNVSRMDKASLLSDAVCYINELKAKIDELESLLQRESKRVKLEVADNTDNQSTTTSVDQARPNNSGGAGFALEIDVMIIGNEAMIRVQSENVNHPGARLLAALRDLEFQVHHASISTVNELMLQDVVVRLPNNGFRTNEGLKSALLGRLEQ; the protein is encoded by the coding sequence ATGGAGGAACTTATCATATCtccatcttcatcttcttctctagtCCCTTCATCCCAAGAAATCCCACCCACTCTCCAACAGAAGCTCCAATTCTTGCTCCAAAGCCAGCCTGACTGGTGGACCTATGCTATATTCTGGCAAACATCAAATGATGAAACTGGCCGCATCTTCCTCTCCTTTGCAGATGGCCATTTCCAAGGCACCACAGATTCATCCCCAAAACTAACCACCATCAACAACCACCGCGAACAGCGCATTCCAACCTTCAACTCCGAGAGGAAAAGAGTCGTCAAGGGAATCCAAGCTCTCATCGGCGAAAGCCATGACATAGATGTGTCCATGATGGACAACAGCGATGTCAATGACGTTGAATGGTTCTATGTGATGTCCCTCACTCGATCTTTCTTCGCCGGAGATGGTATTCCTGGGAAGGCACTTAGCACTGCTTCTTTGGTGTGGTTAACAGGTGGTCAGGAACTCCAATTCTACAACTGTGAAAGAGCCAAAGAGGCACGAATGCATGGCCTTCAAACCTTGGTCTGCATACCTACGTGTAATGGGGTTCTTGAATTGGGCTCATCTGATATGATCAGAGAGAACTGGGGCCTTGTCGAACAAGCCAAGTCTCTCTTTGGGTCAGATCCCGACGGTCTGATGCCCAAAAATCCCAATCCCGCCGCAGCACCCATCCAGTTACTCGACATGAACATTTCTTTTGCTGATATGGGCATAATTGCAGGAATACAAGGAGAAGATGCAGCCCCTAAAGAGAAGTTCGCACAAGAAGACGAAGCAAAGAAAGAGAATGCTAAAGCAGGCGTGTCCTATGTGGACTCCGAGCATTCTGACTCAGACTATCCTTTAATTGCAGCGAATATAAATAAAAGAATCCCgaagaaaagagggagaaaaCCGGGGCTTGGCAGAGACACGGCACTGAACCACGTAGAGGCCGAGCGGCAGCGGCGCGAGAAGCTCAACCATCGGTTCTACGCCCTGCGAGCGGTGGTTCCCAACGTGTCCAGAATGGACAAAGCATCACTGCTATCTGATGCAGTGTGCTATATAAATGAACTGAAGGCCAAAATAGATGAACTGGAGTCACTCCTACAAAGAGAGTCCAAAAGGGTGAAACTGGAAGTGGCTGATAATACAGATAATCAAAGCACAACCACTTCTGTAGATCAAGCCAGACCTAATAATTCTGGTGGAGCTGGGTTTGcacttgaaattgatgttatgattATAGGTAATGAAGCCATGATTAGGGTTCAATCTGAGAATGTGAATCATCCAGGTGCTAGGTTATTGGCTGCACTACGCGACCTAGAATTTCAAGTGCACCATGCTAGCATATCCACTGTTAACGAGCTCATGCTTCAAGATGTGGTAGTTAGACTTCCTAATAATGGATTCAGAACTAATGAGGGCTTGAAATCTGCACTCCTGGGAAGACTAGAACAATAA
- the LOC110661057 gene encoding uncharacterized protein LOC110661057 produces the protein MKEEQESFHHIHGSKKTRFSFKLFHSPAAYVILFLLAYALGYLSAPSPSFQPPLSPEPAIKIIGPANSIHTQLDNFRVTTHCAKPLPSRLVRQTILDRIYNSTSPYDNFPPAHVRSLLRGKRLKGWGSYGAVFEHLIQRVKPQVIIEVGTFLGASALHMAELTRKLGLNSHILCIDDFRGWPGFRDRFKYIDMVNGDVMLLYQFMQNVIYTNATKSVLPVPFSSGSALEKLCEWGVYSDLIEIDAGHDFNSAWADINRAYRILRPGGVIFGHDYFTGADNRGVRRAVNLFAQMNGLQIQTDGQHWVIDSPSSPIS, from the coding sequence ATGAAAGAAGAGCAAGAGTCTTTCCATCATATTCACGGGAGCAAGAAAACAAGATTTTCTTTCAAGCTCTTCCATTCTCCTGCGGCGTACGTTATCCTGTTTCTGCTAGCCTATGCCCTGGGTTACTTGTCAGCCCCATCCCCCAGCTTCCAGCCACCCTTATCTCCGGAGCCTGCCATCAAAATCATTGGACCGGCCAACAGCATCCACACCCAACTCGACAACTTTCGAGTCACAACTCACTGCGCCAAGCCGCTTCCCTCTAGACTCGTCCGTCAAACGATTCTTGATCGAATTTATAACTCCACCTCGCCCTACGACAATTTCCCTCCAGCGCATGTCAGAAGTCTCCTTCGAGGCAAAAGATTGAAGGGTTGGGGATCATATGGCGCTGTTTTCGAACACCTCATCCAAAGAGTGAAGCCTCAGGTGATCATAGAGGTCGGCACTTTCTTGGGCGCGTCGGCACTCCACATGGCCGAGTTGACCCGTAAACTCGGACTTAACTCGCATATTCTCTGCATTGACGATTTTCGTGGGTGGCCAGGGTTTCGCGACCGGTTCAAGTACATTGACATGGTAAACGGTGACGTTATGCTACTGTATCAATTCATGCAAAATGTTATTTACACGAATGCCACCAAATCGGTTTTACCCGTGCCGTTCTCTAGCGGGTCGGCTCTGGAGAAACTGTGTGAGTGGGGCGTATATAGCGACTTGATTGAGATAGACGCGGGTCATGATTTTAATTCGGCTTGGGCGGATATAAACCGAGCTTATCGGATATTGAGACCCGGTGGAGTAATTTTTGGGCACGATTATTTCACCGGTGCTGATAATAGAGGCGTAAGAAGAGCAGTTAACTTGTTTGCTCAAATGAATGGGCTTCAAATTCAAACGGATGGCCAACATTGGGTGATCGATTCTCCTTCTAGTCCTATATCCTAA